The following is a genomic window from Candidatus Vondammii sp. HM_W22.
GCCTATTATTGCCCCGGCCGCCCTGCGTACGCGCAAATGGCTGGACGCCGTGTTCGGAAGCCTACTTTGCTTCCCCTCTTGCGCTATCGCACATCGGGTAAGCAGTGCGGCCTCACGGCTACCGGGGACTACCGGCTTTCGCTTCGCTCTCCATGGTCGGCAGCGAATGGGGTTCAGAAATGAAAGAAAAACCTAAAACAGACTGGACTGCAAATCAGATATCAGATTATGTACGCATTGTTTTTTTTCAAATAAACATTATTAAATTAGGAGAAAAAATGGCCCCAGAAAACTTTGCAATAATATTAGCGATTGCCTCATTAATATTTTTAGCGTTTGGCGGACTAGCCGGATGGCTTGCCGGCCTGCTTATGAAAGACGGTGGTTTTGGTCTTGTTGGTAACATGATCATCGGGGCCATAGGAGCTGTTACAGGTGGCTTCTCATTTAGTTTACTTGGAATAATACCAGTGGATGATCTGGTCGTAGCAGCCATGGCAGGAGCCGTTATCCTGTTATTTGCCATAGGCCTGATAAAAAAGCGTAAATACCTGACAACCTGTTAGGGCCTCAAACTGAGGTGCATTTTGAGGTCCGGTTACAGTTTGGGCAACACTCGCTGTTCAATCAACCTTGCAACAAACTCCAGCTCAGGATAACGATCTGCCACCTCAACGATATAGCCCAGCGTACGGGGAATATCACCCAGGTAGCCCGGCTTGCCATCGCGTATATTGAGCCGCGCAAAAATGCCACTGGCCTTTAGTTGCCGCTGCACTCCCATCAGGTCAAACCAGCGAAGAAAACGATCTTCATGTTCATCCCGCAGGATACCGGACTGCACCGCCAGTTCGAAATAGCCCATAGCCCATCCTCTCACCCGTTCGGCGGGCCAGCGAATATAACAGTCACGCAATAGAGAGACCAGGTCATAAGTCACCGGCCCAATGACGGCATCCTGAAAATCAATAATACCGGGGTTGGGCGCATCCGTTACCATCAGGTTGCGGGAGTGGAAATCGCGGTGAACACAGACCCGAGGCTGCTCAAGAGCACTCTGTACCAGCAGATCGAACAGCTCATCCACCTGCGATCGCTCGCCTTCAGTCAACTTTAAATTGAGCTGTCTCTCCAGCAGCCAGTCTGGGAACAATGCCATCTCTTGCCGTAGCAAAGACTCATCATAGAGGGGCAGACCCTCCCTTGGACCGCAAGCCTGGATAACAGCCAGGGCACTCAGGGCATCTGCATACAGACGATCCGCACACACCTCATCCAAAACATCCAGATAAAGAACGCTGCCCAGGTCATCCAACAAAAGGAATCCCTGATCCAGCTCTTCTGCATGTATTATGGGGACATGCAGCCCCAATTCTGCAAACTGCCTGGCAATATCAACAAATGGCTGGCACGCCTCATTTTCCGGCGGGGCGTCCATGGCGATCAGGGTAGCTCCATCAGCCAGTGCCACCCTGAAATAGCGGCGAAAACTGGCATCATCCGAGGCGGGATCCAGCTTGTAGTGAGATAGCCCCACAGGGCCATCCAACCATTTTTTTAATGCAAGTAGTCTCTCAGGCATAACTTAAAAGTATCCAAAATACCGGGGTTCGTGAGGGAATTTTTATCTAACCAAAAAGCAGAGTGAGTACAAAAAAACGACTATCTACTAAGGCTGATATCGAAATTGTTACATAAATCTTCAATAAATCATGGGGCTGAAAGTATAAGCACGTTCTCAAAAAGTTCGTGCGACAGAAAGCATGGCCATTGAAGAAATAGCGATTCTATGCGATTTTATGTCGGTCTTGCCATTGAATTTGCCAGTCAGCCGCTTTTCGGGACGAATATTAGCCTGACAAACTCATTCAGGGAATAAAATTCGGCGTTATTATTTTGATAATAATCGCCATAAAATTCAGAATAACTTAGAGATTCGATGTGACAGGAAAAGGAAGGATACTCTCTGCTGCCATCAACTGCCTGTTGATTGCCCCCGCTGCCCAGGCAGCACCGACCTGGGACTGCCGGATAACCCCCCAAGGAGAGTGGGCCTGCACTAAAGATGGCGTTATGGTTCCTAACAAACCTGTGTATACAGCCCTGCCCACCCCACCCAAAGCAAAACCGGAAGTGGCTACGGAGGGGGTAAAAACACCTGCCGAAACCGTAACAAAAACAGTACCTCCTGAAACAACAAAACCCGAAACAGTTTCAAAAATAGTCACTCCCGAAGCGCCTGTTCCAGCAGCTGTAAAAACAGCTGAACCCAGCGACAAAAAAGAGGCGGAGACTGCAACCAGACAACCGCCTGCAGAATCCACCCAACCAAAACAGATTGCCACACCAAAGCCGGTCGTTCCGCCAAAGACAACAGTCAAAGCAGCGGCCACGCCAGTCCCTGCTGCAAAAAGCCAGGAAAAACCGATCCGGACAGCAGCAAAACCCGACGCACAGAAAAAAACCGGCACTGACCGCATCGACCGTGGACTCAACTGGGCGCAGTGTAGCCCTGGCGCAGCCCTGATCTCTGGGATTGTCAGCCCAAGCCCAACAACAGACGACAGCGTTCTGATAGAAGCCGATGGCGCAGACTTTCTGCGCAAGGAAGACTTGGCCATCTTCGCCGGCAACGTCCAACTTCGCCAGAGGGGAGAGCTGCTTGAGGCCGACCAACTCCACTACGACAAAAAAAGTGATGAGATTGATGCCCAGGACAATGTTTTCCTGGAACAGTCCGGCCTGCGCATCCAAAGTGCCAACCTGCACTATAACCTGACCACCAGTCAGGGCAGAGCCGAGCAGGTGGAGTACCGAATGCTGGGCCGCATCGCCAGAGGCTATGCCAGCGAGGCAGAGCTAGAGAGCAAGGAGCTGTCTCACTACAAACAGGTCAGCTACACCACCTGCCCTCCCGGCAGCAGCGACTGGTTGCTTGAAGCCGATACACTGGATATCGACAAGGCCAGTGGCACAGGCACAGCCCGCAATGCAACGCTCACCTTCAAAGGCGTACCATTTCTCTACCTACCCTACGCCAGCTTCCCGATAGATGACCGGCGTAAATTGGGCTTTCTGGTCCCCTCTATAGGCACCAGCGACAGCACCGGTTTTGATATCTCGATCCCTTATTACTGGAATATTGCACCCCATATGGATGCCACCATCACTTCCAGAATCATGGGGAAACGTGGCCTGATGCTGGGTGGTGAATTCCGTTATCTGACAGAGCCATTCGAGGGTAAAGTGAAGGCCGAAATTCTTCCCAGCGATGAAGAGCAGAACGCCGATAAAAACGACACTAGGGGCGCTCTATCCTTACAGGCCAGCGGCCAGCCTGCAGATCGCTGGCGTTTTGATATCGATTTGAACTACGTCTCTGACAACGACTACCTGGACGATCTGGGTGACAGTCTGGCTGCCACCAGCACAAAACATCAAGAGCGCCGGGGTGATATTCGCTATCGGGGCAGCGGCTGGGATTTCCTTGGCAGGCTTCAGCAGTACCAGAGCATCGATGAGACCATCGCCATCAATGACCGCCCCTACAGCCGACTGCCCCAGTTACTGTTCGACCTTGATCGACCGCGACAGGCCATGGGCCTTAGCCATCACATGAGAGCAGAGTATGTCCGCTTTGACTACTCATCAGAGACAAAAATCAAAGGTGATCGGATCGATATTCAGCCTAGCCTCAGTCTGCCGACGCGCTGGCCCTGGGGGTATCTGACGCCAAAACTGAGTGTGCGGCATACCCGCTACGGCCTGACCGATCAGGGTGTTGGCAACCCGTCCAGCCAGACCCGGACACTCCCCATGCTCAGCCTGGACGGCGGGCTCTTTTTTGAGCGCAAAAGCTCATGGTTTGGTGAGTCACTCACCCAGACCCTCGAGCCAAGACTCTTCTACCTCTATGTACCTGAAGAGAATCAAAACAATCTGCCGGTGTTTGACACCTCTGCCCTGGACTTCAGCTTTGCCAATCTGTTCCGTGAAAACCGCTTTAGTGGCGCTGACAGGGTGGGAGATGCCAACCAGTTGGCCACCGCCCTGACCAGCCGCACCCTGAGTGACACTACTGGCGCAGAACTGTTCCGCGTCAGCGTCGGCCAGATATTCTATTTCAAAGACAGAGTCGTGCAGTTGCCCGGTAACTTAGCAGTGGATGAAAGCAGCTCTTCAGTTGTAGGCGAGCTCTCAGCCCGCCTCGGCCAGCACTGGAGATTCCGGGCCGGTGCTCAGGTGGACCCCCATGATGGTGGTAATATTGAAAAGGGATCCGCCTCTATTAACTATCGGGACGAGCAGCAACGGATTATTAACCTGGCCTACCGCTATACTGAAAATAGCATTGAGCAAATGGATTTCTCGGGTCGCTGGCCGCTTTCTCACAACCTGCATGCAGTGGCGCGCTGGAACTACTCTGAGCTCCACGGTCAAACCATGGAGGCGTTTGGCGGCATAGAATATGACAGCTGCTGCTGGACCACCCGGTTGATATTACGGGAACACCGCACCGATGCGAACCAGAAGACCAATGCGGCCATCTTCCTGCAACTGGCGCTAAAAGGTCTCTCCAGCATTGGCGACAAGCTTGACGATTTCTTCGAAGATGGCATTCTCGGTTACCGCACAGAGAACTAACTCACCTGATTGACACTCAAACCACGGTACCTAAACAGACGAGCACCTTTAAAACACTATGCTGATCAAGATAATCGATAACCTACGCTCAGGCTCGCTGATCC
Proteins encoded in this region:
- a CDS encoding DUF3012 domain-containing protein, which translates into the protein MVGSEWGSEMKEKPKTDWTANQISDYVRIVFFQINIIKLGEKMAPENFAIILAIASLIFLAFGGLAGWLAGLLMKDGGFGLVGNMIIGAIGAVTGGFSFSLLGIIPVDDLVVAAMAGAVILLFAIGLIKKRKYLTTC
- a CDS encoding aminoglycoside phosphotransferase family protein encodes the protein MPERLLALKKWLDGPVGLSHYKLDPASDDASFRRYFRVALADGATLIAMDAPPENEACQPFVDIARQFAELGLHVPIIHAEELDQGFLLLDDLGSVLYLDVLDEVCADRLYADALSALAVIQACGPREGLPLYDESLLRQEMALFPDWLLERQLNLKLTEGERSQVDELFDLLVQSALEQPRVCVHRDFHSRNLMVTDAPNPGIIDFQDAVIGPVTYDLVSLLRDCYIRWPAERVRGWAMGYFELAVQSGILRDEHEDRFLRWFDLMGVQRQLKASGIFARLNIRDGKPGYLGDIPRTLGYIVEVADRYPELEFVARLIEQRVLPKL
- the lptD gene encoding LPS assembly protein LptD encodes the protein MTGKGRILSAAINCLLIAPAAQAAPTWDCRITPQGEWACTKDGVMVPNKPVYTALPTPPKAKPEVATEGVKTPAETVTKTVPPETTKPETVSKIVTPEAPVPAAVKTAEPSDKKEAETATRQPPAESTQPKQIATPKPVVPPKTTVKAAATPVPAAKSQEKPIRTAAKPDAQKKTGTDRIDRGLNWAQCSPGAALISGIVSPSPTTDDSVLIEADGADFLRKEDLAIFAGNVQLRQRGELLEADQLHYDKKSDEIDAQDNVFLEQSGLRIQSANLHYNLTTSQGRAEQVEYRMLGRIARGYASEAELESKELSHYKQVSYTTCPPGSSDWLLEADTLDIDKASGTGTARNATLTFKGVPFLYLPYASFPIDDRRKLGFLVPSIGTSDSTGFDISIPYYWNIAPHMDATITSRIMGKRGLMLGGEFRYLTEPFEGKVKAEILPSDEEQNADKNDTRGALSLQASGQPADRWRFDIDLNYVSDNDYLDDLGDSLAATSTKHQERRGDIRYRGSGWDFLGRLQQYQSIDETIAINDRPYSRLPQLLFDLDRPRQAMGLSHHMRAEYVRFDYSSETKIKGDRIDIQPSLSLPTRWPWGYLTPKLSVRHTRYGLTDQGVGNPSSQTRTLPMLSLDGGLFFERKSSWFGESLTQTLEPRLFYLYVPEENQNNLPVFDTSALDFSFANLFRENRFSGADRVGDANQLATALTSRTLSDTTGAELFRVSVGQIFYFKDRVVQLPGNLAVDESSSSVVGELSARLGQHWRFRAGAQVDPHDGGNIEKGSASINYRDEQQRIINLAYRYTENSIEQMDFSGRWPLSHNLHAVARWNYSELHGQTMEAFGGIEYDSCCWTTRLILREHRTDANQKTNAAIFLQLALKGLSSIGDKLDDFFEDGILGYRTEN